In Odocoileus virginianus isolate 20LAN1187 ecotype Illinois chromosome 23, Ovbor_1.2, whole genome shotgun sequence, one DNA window encodes the following:
- the ADSL gene encoding adenylosuccinate lyase isoform X1: MAAGGDRGGREACGHDSYRSPLASRYASPEMCFLFSDKYKFRTWRQLWLWLAEAEQALGLPITDEQIQEMKSNLDNIDFKMAAEEEKQLRHDVMAHVHTFAHCCPKAAGIIHLGATSCYVGDNTDLIILRNAFDLLLPKLARVISRLADFAKERANLPTLGFTHFQPAQLTTVGKRCCLWIQDLCMDLQNLERVRDELRFRGVKGTTGTQASFLQLFEGDDQKVEQLDKMVTEKAGFKRVFIITGQTYTRKVDIEVLSVLASLGASVHKICTDIRLLANLKEMEEPFEKQQIGSSAMPYKRNPMRSERCCSLARHLMALVTDPLQTASVQWFERTLDDSANRRICLAEAFLTADTVLNTLQNISEGLVVYPKVIERRIRQELPFMATENIIMAMVKAGGNRQDCHEKIRVLSQQAAAVVKQEGGDNDLIERIQADAYFSPIHSQLDHLLDPSSFTGRASQQVQRFLEEEVCPLLKPYESVMKVKAELCL, translated from the exons ATGGCCGCGGGGGGAGACCGTGGCGGGCGGGAGGCCTGCGGGCACGACAGCTACCGCTCGCCGCTTGCCTCCCGTTATGCCAGCCCGGAGATGTGCTTCCTGTTTAGCGACAAGTACAAATTCCGGACCTGGCGGCAGCTCTGGCTGTGGCTGGCGGAGGCCGAGCAG GCACTGGGTTTGCCTATCACAGACGAACAAATCCAGGAGATGAAATCAAACCTGGACAACATCGACTTCAAAATGGCAGCTGAGGAGGAGAAGCAGTTACGACATGATGTGATGGCCCACGTGCACACGTTTGCCCACTGCTGCCCCAAAGCTGCTGGCATTATCCATCTTGGCGCCACttcctgctatgtgggagacaaTACA GACCTGATTATTCTCAGAAATGCATTTGACCTGCTTTTGCCAAAG CTTGCCAGGGTGATCTCTCGGCTGGCCGACTTTGCCAAGGAACGAGCCAATCTCCCCACCTTAGGTTTCACACATTTCCA GCCTGCTCAGCTGACCACAGTTGGGAAACGTTGCTGTCTCTGGATTCAGGATCTGTGCATGGATCTCCAAAACCTGGAGCGTGTCCGGGATGAACTGCGCTTCCGAGGCGTGAAGGGTACCACCGGCACCCAGGCCAGCTTCCTGCAGCTCTTCGAGGGAGATGACCAAAAG GTAGAACAGCTTGACAAGATGGTGACAGAAAAGGCAGGATTCAAGAG gGTTTTCATCATCACAGGGCAGACCTATACACGAAAAGTAGATATTGAGGTGCTCTCTGTGCTGGCTAGCTTAGGGGCATCGGTGCACAAG ATTTGTACCGACATACGACTCCTGGCAAACCTCAAGGAGATGGAGGAGCCCTTTGAAAAACAGCAGATTG GCTCAAGTGCAATGCCGTACAAGCGGAACCCTATGCGCTCAGAGCGGTGCTGCAGCCTGGCCCGGCACCTGATGGCGCTTGTCACGGACCCCCTGCAGACGGCAtctgtgcagtggtttgagcgCACGCTCGATGACAGTGCCAACCG gcGAATCTGTTTGGCAGAGGCGTTTCTCACTGCAGATACTGTACTGAATACGTTGCAGAACATTTCTGAAGGATTGGTGGTATACCCCAAA GTAATTGAGCGGCGCATTCGGCAGGAGCTGCCTTTCATGGCCACAGAGAACATCATTATGGCCATGGTGAAAGCCGGGGGTAACCGCCAG GATTGCCATGAGAAAATCAGAGTGCTCTCGCAGCAGGCAGCTGCCGTGGTCAAGCAGGAAGGGGGTGACAACGACCTCATCGAGCGCATCCAGGCTGATGCCTACTTCAGTCCAATCCACTCCCAGTTGGACCATTTGCTGGATCCTTCTTCTTTCACCGGCCGTGCATCCCAGCAG GTACAGAGATTCTTAGAAGAGGAGGTGTGTCCCCTGTTAAAACCATATGAAAGTGTGATGAAGGTGAAGGCCGAATTATGTCTGTAG
- the ADSL gene encoding adenylosuccinate lyase isoform X2, with protein sequence MAAGGDRGGREACGHDSYRSPLASRYASPEMCFLFSDKYKFRTWRQLWLWLAEAEQALGLPITDEQIQEMKSNLDNIDFKMAAEEEKQLRHDVMAHVHTFAHCCPKAAGIIHLGATSCYVGDNTDLIILRNAFDLLLPKLARVISRLADFAKERANLPTLGFTHFQVFIITGQTYTRKVDIEVLSVLASLGASVHKICTDIRLLANLKEMEEPFEKQQIGSSAMPYKRNPMRSERCCSLARHLMALVTDPLQTASVQWFERTLDDSANRRICLAEAFLTADTVLNTLQNISEGLVVYPKVIERRIRQELPFMATENIIMAMVKAGGNRQDCHEKIRVLSQQAAAVVKQEGGDNDLIERIQADAYFSPIHSQLDHLLDPSSFTGRASQQVQRFLEEEVCPLLKPYESVMKVKAELCL encoded by the exons ATGGCCGCGGGGGGAGACCGTGGCGGGCGGGAGGCCTGCGGGCACGACAGCTACCGCTCGCCGCTTGCCTCCCGTTATGCCAGCCCGGAGATGTGCTTCCTGTTTAGCGACAAGTACAAATTCCGGACCTGGCGGCAGCTCTGGCTGTGGCTGGCGGAGGCCGAGCAG GCACTGGGTTTGCCTATCACAGACGAACAAATCCAGGAGATGAAATCAAACCTGGACAACATCGACTTCAAAATGGCAGCTGAGGAGGAGAAGCAGTTACGACATGATGTGATGGCCCACGTGCACACGTTTGCCCACTGCTGCCCCAAAGCTGCTGGCATTATCCATCTTGGCGCCACttcctgctatgtgggagacaaTACA GACCTGATTATTCTCAGAAATGCATTTGACCTGCTTTTGCCAAAG CTTGCCAGGGTGATCTCTCGGCTGGCCGACTTTGCCAAGGAACGAGCCAATCTCCCCACCTTAGGTTTCACACATTTCCA gGTTTTCATCATCACAGGGCAGACCTATACACGAAAAGTAGATATTGAGGTGCTCTCTGTGCTGGCTAGCTTAGGGGCATCGGTGCACAAG ATTTGTACCGACATACGACTCCTGGCAAACCTCAAGGAGATGGAGGAGCCCTTTGAAAAACAGCAGATTG GCTCAAGTGCAATGCCGTACAAGCGGAACCCTATGCGCTCAGAGCGGTGCTGCAGCCTGGCCCGGCACCTGATGGCGCTTGTCACGGACCCCCTGCAGACGGCAtctgtgcagtggtttgagcgCACGCTCGATGACAGTGCCAACCG gcGAATCTGTTTGGCAGAGGCGTTTCTCACTGCAGATACTGTACTGAATACGTTGCAGAACATTTCTGAAGGATTGGTGGTATACCCCAAA GTAATTGAGCGGCGCATTCGGCAGGAGCTGCCTTTCATGGCCACAGAGAACATCATTATGGCCATGGTGAAAGCCGGGGGTAACCGCCAG GATTGCCATGAGAAAATCAGAGTGCTCTCGCAGCAGGCAGCTGCCGTGGTCAAGCAGGAAGGGGGTGACAACGACCTCATCGAGCGCATCCAGGCTGATGCCTACTTCAGTCCAATCCACTCCCAGTTGGACCATTTGCTGGATCCTTCTTCTTTCACCGGCCGTGCATCCCAGCAG GTACAGAGATTCTTAGAAGAGGAGGTGTGTCCCCTGTTAAAACCATATGAAAGTGTGATGAAGGTGAAGGCCGAATTATGTCTGTAG